One window from the genome of Candidatus Aegiribacteria sp. encodes:
- a CDS encoding efflux RND transporter permease subunit, translating to MSVVDLVLHRPRGTAVIYIALLILAWVSFNRIPIEGTPDTTLPTLHVSAYWSGADPEAICEQVTRPIEETSREIEGVVEISSTSRNGSSSVSVSFENGTDMDVAAMELTERVSFLRDELPQAVITGSVTQAIPQELDSEGFLLYAITGDESSVLKQLADDVIVPRLERIDGVSSVIVEGLGQQEIVVDIDRDALNSLNLTLSQVASAVHQGIVDRNTGVVVDSSGLEAVLRISTVPGSVAELKELVISNRGGRFITLSDITNRILVDFNTNDTFIFRYNGMDQVTLQIDRNASSNAVRVASSVKSSVEELSKELPDGIELHLTEDGTESITDDLKDLSWRALVALCAIVLILLFLNRSPLSTPLIISSILFSAAMAVTAVYLAGYSINVLTLSALAIAFGLLVDGAVVVLEAIGFRRRQGLSPMEAARIGAKEVAMPILGGILTTMVALVPLLASEGILKLYYRPFAFTIAATLTASFCVCLTLVPSIAARWKSRNWFRERRWDRHLAKGIAVLHHKPLIAVLIAALLVAGAVWAFLAKVEKGQEWAFSFDPDYVLVWMQYPPGTPQDVVDTAAKEFEVILANREGITSTRTRVTGESASIYSVLTDEAVQTGYGLQIEAEARARATTLGGVRSIYVRGMNPEPYWRSSRSAGMMQTIELRGFDYQGLKNIALSMQTMLERHPRVGEVNINFDPRNPERNQLAIVFDRQELADLGINPGQIFQAFRYNLAGGYGAEVQVGDESLDMTFRIDGMDNPELSEVLESRILTVGGTMELGDIVQIDTLEVQGSIERDNGEYIRTVAYSFMGAERMAARFRVTLLDNLVLPSGYRVHEAEYIPFWLQDDGTDMNLLVILAIIAVFAVTAIVFESFKAPLYILAVIPMAMVGVVAGFWIFDKVFTPQAYVGSVFLVGIAVNNSILLVDSYQKKKRAGMDTKMAADMVVSERLRPILQTSATTILGLLPLVLWPMKEVEDLWSTLSFTVVCGMVISTPLVLISLPALIQLTSRKGRKKK from the coding sequence TTGTCGGTCGTTGATCTGGTTCTCCACAGACCGCGTGGAACAGCTGTAATCTACATTGCTCTCCTTATTCTGGCCTGGGTATCATTCAACAGGATACCGATAGAGGGAACACCGGACACTACTCTGCCTACGCTTCATGTTTCAGCTTACTGGTCAGGGGCCGATCCTGAAGCCATCTGTGAACAGGTTACTCGTCCCATCGAAGAAACTTCCCGAGAGATTGAAGGTGTTGTAGAGATATCTTCAACATCCAGGAATGGAAGCAGTTCTGTAAGTGTTTCATTCGAGAATGGCACTGACATGGATGTTGCTGCAATGGAATTGACAGAACGGGTTTCATTCCTCCGGGATGAACTGCCGCAGGCCGTCATAACCGGCAGTGTGACACAGGCCATACCACAGGAACTAGACAGTGAGGGGTTTCTCTTGTACGCCATAACTGGCGACGAGTCCTCTGTTCTTAAGCAGCTTGCCGATGATGTGATTGTTCCGAGGCTGGAACGGATTGATGGAGTAAGTTCGGTCATTGTCGAGGGTTTAGGTCAGCAGGAAATTGTAGTAGACATCGACCGTGATGCGCTCAACTCACTTAATCTGACCCTTTCACAGGTTGCAAGCGCTGTCCATCAAGGAATCGTTGATCGGAACACGGGTGTCGTGGTTGACAGCTCCGGACTTGAAGCGGTTCTCAGGATATCCACAGTCCCCGGCTCAGTAGCTGAATTGAAAGAACTCGTTATCTCGAATCGGGGCGGGAGATTCATTACTCTCTCCGATATTACAAACAGGATACTGGTCGATTTCAATACAAATGATACTTTCATATTCAGGTACAACGGAATGGATCAGGTTACTCTTCAGATCGACAGAAATGCGTCCAGTAACGCTGTTCGAGTGGCCTCTTCAGTAAAATCCAGTGTCGAGGAATTGAGTAAGGAACTGCCCGATGGAATAGAGCTTCATCTTACAGAGGATGGAACCGAAAGTATTACAGATGATCTGAAAGACCTGTCCTGGAGAGCCCTGGTTGCACTATGTGCGATAGTCCTTATTCTTCTGTTTCTCAATCGCAGCCCGCTTTCCACTCCTCTTATCATAAGTTCCATCCTCTTCTCGGCTGCGATGGCTGTTACTGCTGTATATCTGGCCGGTTACAGTATCAATGTTCTCACGCTCAGTGCACTCGCGATAGCGTTCGGGCTGCTGGTTGACGGAGCTGTTGTTGTTCTGGAAGCTATCGGATTCAGGCGAAGACAAGGTCTCTCGCCAATGGAAGCGGCAAGGATAGGGGCAAAGGAAGTCGCCATGCCGATTCTTGGAGGCATACTGACTACTATGGTCGCACTTGTACCGCTTCTTGCAAGTGAAGGAATCCTGAAACTCTACTATCGTCCATTTGCCTTTACTATTGCAGCCACACTTACGGCTTCATTCTGTGTCTGCCTAACTCTGGTTCCCTCGATAGCTGCGAGATGGAAGTCCAGAAACTGGTTCAGGGAAAGAAGATGGGACAGGCATCTGGCAAAAGGGATCGCGGTTCTCCATCACAAGCCTCTTATCGCTGTTCTAATCGCGGCTCTTCTTGTGGCCGGAGCGGTTTGGGCATTCCTCGCGAAGGTCGAGAAGGGGCAAGAATGGGCTTTCAGCTTCGATCCGGATTACGTCCTGGTCTGGATGCAATACCCGCCGGGTACTCCTCAGGATGTTGTCGATACAGCTGCAAAGGAATTTGAGGTAATACTGGCCAACAGGGAAGGTATTACTTCTACAAGAACACGAGTTACAGGTGAGAGCGCGAGTATCTATTCAGTATTAACAGATGAGGCCGTACAGACCGGTTATGGTCTGCAGATAGAAGCCGAAGCAAGAGCGCGTGCTACTACGCTTGGAGGTGTGCGCTCCATTTATGTGCGCGGGATGAATCCTGAACCATACTGGCGGAGTTCAAGAAGCGCGGGAATGATGCAGACAATAGAGCTGCGCGGATTCGATTACCAGGGACTCAAGAATATAGCGCTCTCAATGCAGACAATGCTCGAACGGCACCCTAGGGTTGGAGAGGTTAACATCAACTTCGATCCCAGAAACCCTGAACGTAACCAGCTCGCGATAGTTTTTGACAGACAGGAGCTGGCGGATCTTGGAATCAATCCGGGCCAGATATTTCAGGCGTTCAGATACAATCTTGCAGGCGGTTATGGCGCGGAGGTTCAGGTAGGTGATGAAAGCCTCGACATGACCTTCAGAATTGACGGGATGGATAATCCGGAATTGTCTGAGGTTCTGGAAAGCAGGATATTGACCGTTGGTGGAACCATGGAGCTTGGGGACATCGTTCAGATCGATACACTCGAGGTTCAGGGCTCCATTGAAAGGGATAACGGGGAATATATACGAACAGTTGCCTATTCATTTATGGGAGCAGAGAGAATGGCAGCCCGTTTCAGGGTCACTCTGCTGGATAATCTTGTTCTTCCATCCGGATACAGGGTACATGAGGCTGAGTATATCCCGTTCTGGCTGCAGGACGATGGTACCGATATGAATCTTCTCGTTATCCTTGCGATAATTGCCGTATTTGCCGTGACCGCTATTGTGTTCGAATCATTCAAGGCGCCTCTTTATATCCTGGCGGTCATCCCTATGGCTATGGTCGGTGTCGTTGCCGGATTCTGGATATTTGATAAGGTATTCACGCCGCAGGCTTACGTAGGGAGCGTATTTCTTGTTGGCATTGCGGTGAATAATTCCATACTCCTTGTTGACAGTTATCAGAAAAAGAAGAGAGCCGGGATGGATACCAAAATGGCCGCTGACATGGTTGTCTCCGAGCGGCTGCGGCCTATCCTGCAAACCAGCGCTACTACTATTCTAGGATTGCTGCCTCTGGTTCTCTGGCCAATGAAAGAGGTTGAAGATCTCTGGAGTACATTGTCATTTACAGTTGTGTGCGGAATGGTAATCTCAACACCTCTGGTTCTCATTTCGCTGCCGGCATTAATACAGTTGACTTCCCGGAAAGGGAGGAAGAAGAAGTGA